One Mugil cephalus isolate CIBA_MC_2020 chromosome 12, CIBA_Mcephalus_1.1, whole genome shotgun sequence DNA segment encodes these proteins:
- the gabpa gene encoding GA-binding protein alpha chain: MSKSETEEMIEIEIDEREKQTCLEEGVEEQTITASDLIQQDIDISEPIGNLKKLLEPRIQISLDAYEICLQDIQLHPDHSLFDQGVKTDGTVQLSLQIITKPGEEKLNILEIVKPVETVEVVIDPDAAGEDGALVEEGQLIAVERSALSDETSEQVTRWAAALEGYRKEQVRLGIPYDPMLWTADQVIHWAVWVMKEFNIDEMEIGSIHIPGRDLCGFNQEEFLQKVPNGEILWSHLELLRKYVLASQDQSGGDATVTIDQPVQIIPAQVSTPTAIKVFKQNRGSRTPRISGEERSSPGNRTGNNGQIQLWQFLLELLTDKDARDCISWVGEEGEFKLNQPELVAQKWGQRKNKPTMNYEKLSRALRYYYDGDMISKVQGKRFVYKFVCDLRTLIGYSAAELNSLVTECEQKKLARMQMHGIGQPITTVTLATTTLDKDS; the protein is encoded by the exons ATGTCTAAAAGTGAGACAGAAGAGATGATAGAGATCGAGATAGACGAACGGGAGAAACAGACCTGCCTGGAGGAAGG TGTTGAGGAGCAAACCATCACCGCGTCAGATTTGATTCAGCAAGACATCGACATCAGTGAGCCGATTGGCAATTTGAAGAAGCTTTTGGAGCCACGTATTCAAATCTCGCTGGACGCATATGAAATCTGCTTGCAGGACATTCAG CTCCACCCCGATCACAGCCTTTTCGATCAGGGAGTAAAGACAGACGGCACGGTGCAGCTCAGCCTGCAGATCATAACCAAACCAG GAGAGGAGAAGCTTAACATTTTGGAAATCGTGAAACCGGTGGAAACGGTAGAAGTGGTGATAGATCCAGATGCGGCCGGGGAGGACGGCgctctggtggaggagggacAGCTCATCGCCGTGGAGCGATCTGCCCTGTCGGACGAGACCTCGGAGCAGGTGACGCGCTGGGCCGCTGCACTCGAAGGCTATCGCAAAGAGCAGGTCCGCCTGGGGATACCGTATG ACCCCATGCTCTGGACGGCTGACCAGGTGATCCACTGGGCCGTGTGGGTAATGAAGGAGTTCAACATCGACGAGATGGAAATAGGCAGCATTCACATCCCGGGTCGCGACCTGTGCGGCTTCAACCAGGAGGAGTTCCTTCAGAAAGTTCCCAACGGGGAGATCCTCTGGAGTCACCTGGAACTCCTGCGCAAAT aCGTGCTGGCCAGTCAGGACCAGTCTGGAGGGGACGCCACTGTCACTATTGATCAGC CCGTGCAGATAATCCCGGCCCAAGTGAGCACGCCCACTGCTATAAAGGTGTTCAAGCAGAACCGCGGCTCCAGGACGCCGCGCATTTCAGGAGAAGAGCGGAGCTCACCTGGCAACCGCACAG GAAACAACGGTCAGATCCAGCTGTGGCAGTTCTTGTTGGAGCTGCTGACGGACAAGGACGCAAGAGACTGCATCTCCTGGGTGGGCGAGGAGGGGGAGTTCAAACTCAACCAGCCCGAGCTCGTGGCGCAGAAATGGGGCCAGCGCAAGAACAAACCAACCATGAACTACGAGAAGCTCAGCAGAGCCCTCAG GTATTACTACGACGGGGACATGATCAGCAAGGTGCAAGGCAAGCGCTTCGTCTACAAGTTTGTGTGCGACCTGAGGACTCTGATCGGCTACAGCGCGGCCGAGCTGAACAGCCTGGTGACCGAGTGCGAGCAGAAGAAACTGGCTCGCATGCAGATGCACGGCATCGGGCAGCCCATCACTACAGTGACCCTGGCCACCACCACACTAGACAAGGACAGTTGA